In the genome of Paracoccus tegillarcae, one region contains:
- the hemB gene encoding porphobilinogen synthase: protein MATPIIAPFPASRLRRLRRTAQLRDMVAEVNFTPANLIWPIFVSEVAGAEGAIPSMPGVERLTLDGARRAAEQAMRLNIPAICVFPHSDPDLKDETCERAWDPENIGNRAIRAIKEVAPDLAVMTDIALDPYNINGHDGFVVDGQILNDETVEALVKMALAQADAGADILGPSDMMDGRIGALRAALEGAGHKHVAILSYAAKYASAFYGPFRDAVGASGRLVGDKKTYQINPANRDEAMRCVARDLAEGADMVMVKPGMPYLDICRAVKDQFGAPTFAYQVSGEYAMIEGAIQNGWLSRDAMMESLLAFRRAGCDGVLSYFAPKAAEMLV, encoded by the coding sequence ATGGCAACGCCGATCATCGCCCCCTTCCCTGCCTCGCGCTTGCGCCGCCTGCGTCGCACGGCGCAGCTTCGTGACATGGTGGCCGAGGTGAACTTCACGCCCGCAAATCTGATCTGGCCGATCTTCGTGTCCGAGGTTGCGGGTGCAGAAGGGGCGATCCCCTCGATGCCCGGTGTCGAACGGCTGACACTGGACGGTGCGCGGCGCGCGGCTGAACAGGCGATGCGGCTGAACATTCCGGCCATCTGCGTCTTTCCCCATTCCGATCCCGATCTGAAGGACGAGACCTGCGAAAGGGCCTGGGACCCGGAAAACATCGGCAACCGCGCCATTCGCGCGATCAAGGAGGTCGCGCCCGATCTGGCGGTCATGACCGATATCGCGTTGGATCCATACAACATCAACGGCCATGACGGCTTTGTCGTCGATGGCCAGATCCTGAATGATGAAACCGTCGAGGCGCTGGTCAAGATGGCCTTGGCGCAGGCCGATGCGGGGGCCGATATCCTTGGCCCAAGCGACATGATGGACGGGCGCATCGGGGCGCTGCGGGCCGCACTGGAAGGCGCAGGGCACAAGCATGTGGCGATCCTGTCCTATGCTGCGAAATATGCCAGCGCCTTTTATGGACCGTTCCGCGATGCCGTGGGGGCATCGGGTCGGCTGGTGGGCGACAAGAAAACCTATCAGATCAACCCCGCGAACCGCGACGAGGCGATGCGCTGCGTTGCCCGCGATCTGGCCGAAGGCGCGGATATGGTCATGGTCAAGCCAGGCATGCCCTATCTGGACATCTGTCGCGCTGTCAAAGACCAGTTCGGCGCGCCCACATTTGCCTATCAGGTCAGTGGTGAATACGCGATGATCGAGGGCGCGATCCAGAATGGATGGCTGTCGCGCGATGCGATGATGGAAAGCCTTTTGGCCTTTCGCCGGGCAGGTTGCGACGGGGTGCTCAGCTATTTCGCGCCCAAAGCGGCTGAAATGCTGGTCTGA
- a CDS encoding intradiol ring-cleavage dioxygenase, translated as MTNRRELLRLLAASAPAAAGIGLWPSSLQAQAERAGLIAANVCSLSPEVTEGPFYLDPNLVRRDIREDRGGVPMTMNVQVVTADCRPINGARVDLWHCDAQGNYSGFARQGSDNTRDTRGQTFLRGTQISGNGGQVAFQTIFPGWYRGRTTHMHFKVILGRDEALTGQIFFPDALSQYVFENASAYDRAALQDTTNVDDWIAIDAGEGAYAQVKERSDGYDASLVVAVDYTERRGASVTRGAEYELATGT; from the coding sequence ATGACGAATCGACGCGAATTGTTGCGTCTTCTGGCTGCATCTGCGCCTGCGGCTGCCGGGATCGGGCTTTGGCCCAGCTCTTTGCAGGCTCAGGCCGAACGGGCGGGGTTGATCGCCGCAAATGTCTGTAGCCTTTCACCGGAAGTGACCGAAGGGCCGTTCTATCTGGATCCGAACCTTGTTCGCCGTGATATCCGCGAGGATCGTGGCGGCGTTCCCATGACGATGAACGTGCAGGTTGTGACCGCCGATTGTCGCCCGATCAATGGCGCGCGCGTTGATCTGTGGCATTGCGACGCGCAGGGAAATTACAGTGGATTTGCGCGGCAGGGCAGCGACAACACGCGGGACACGCGGGGGCAGACCTTTTTGCGTGGCACGCAGATCAGTGGCAACGGCGGGCAGGTGGCGTTCCAGACCATCTTTCCCGGCTGGTATCGCGGGCGCACCACACACATGCATTTCAAGGTCATTCTGGGGCGTGACGAGGCGCTGACCGGACAGATCTTCTTTCCCGATGCCCTTAGCCAGTATGTGTTCGAAAACGCCTCGGCCTATGACCGCGCGGCGCTGCAGGACACCACCAATGTTGATGACTGGATCGCGATCGACGCGGGCGAGGGTGCCTATGCCCAGGTCAAAGAACGCAGCGACGGCTATGACGCGTCGCTGGTTGTGGCGGTCGATTATACGGAACGTCGCGGAGCCTCGGTGACGCGGGGCGCAGAGTACGAACTGGCGACAGGGACCTAG
- a CDS encoding GntR family transcriptional regulator: protein MDTLAGTPQRATTNDTAAHERLYRSLRGQIMLGELPPGQALTLRGLAAEHHVSMTPAREAARRLVAEGALTLSASGRISTPELTDERIEELAALRALIEPELASRALPRAHFALIDRLTRMNGQIADAVERHDAVGYIRTNLDFHRTLYLRAQAPLMLAMLETIWLQLGPTMRALYGRVKRNEPPRHHRMILAALRAGDEPALRLAIRADVTHGLRHLTST, encoded by the coding sequence ATGGATACGCTTGCCGGGACGCCTCAGCGCGCCACCACCAATGACACCGCCGCGCATGAGCGTCTGTACCGCAGCCTTCGCGGCCAGATCATGCTGGGCGAGTTGCCGCCCGGGCAGGCGCTGACGCTGCGCGGGTTGGCGGCCGAGCATCACGTCTCGATGACCCCGGCGCGAGAGGCGGCGCGACGACTGGTGGCCGAGGGCGCGCTGACGCTGTCGGCCTCGGGCCGGATATCGACGCCGGAACTGACCGATGAGCGGATCGAAGAACTGGCGGCCCTGCGCGCGCTGATCGAGCCGGAACTGGCATCGCGCGCGCTGCCACGGGCGCATTTCGCGCTGATCGACCGGCTGACGCGAATGAATGGCCAGATCGCCGACGCGGTAGAGCGGCACGATGCCGTGGGCTATATCCGCACCAATCTGGATTTTCACCGCACGCTGTATCTGCGCGCACAGGCGCCGCTGATGCTGGCCATGCTGGAGACCATCTGGCTGCAATTGGGGCCGACCATGCGCGCGCTGTATGGGCGGGTCAAACGCAACGAGCCGCCGCGCCACCACCGGATGATTCTGGCGGCCTTGCGGGCCGGGGACGAGCCCGCCTTGCGCCTCGCCATCCGCGCTGATGTGACCCACGGGCTACGGCATCTGACCAGCACTTAG
- a CDS encoding M48 family metallopeptidase: MGESFTTADGTQVLLRRSARARRMTLRVARHGGEVVLTLPPRISADEGRAFAETKSGWLRQVRARMPEARIAAHGAVLPVAGQGLLITPSPLSSARIAGEALLVPENRAAGPVVRAFLKHQAQQALLEACTRHAAALGKPFRAIALRDTRSRWGSCTSDARLMFSWRLAMAPYPVLDYVAAHEVAHLAHMDHSPRFWAAVERLMPGYAPQRAWLRQQGDTLLAWRFGD; the protein is encoded by the coding sequence TTGGGCGAAAGCTTTACTACTGCCGATGGTACTCAGGTCCTGCTGCGGCGCTCGGCCAGGGCGCGGCGCATGACGCTGCGGGTGGCGCGGCATGGTGGCGAGGTCGTGCTGACCCTGCCGCCGCGGATCAGCGCGGACGAGGGCCGCGCCTTTGCCGAAACCAAGTCCGGCTGGCTGCGGCAGGTGCGCGCACGGATGCCAGAGGCCCGGATCGCGGCGCATGGTGCGGTGTTGCCCGTCGCCGGGCAGGGCCTGCTGATCACGCCGTCGCCGCTGTCCAGCGCACGGATCGCGGGCGAGGCGCTATTGGTGCCGGAAAACCGGGCGGCAGGTCCGGTAGTGCGCGCCTTTCTGAAGCATCAGGCGCAACAGGCGCTGCTGGAGGCATGTACCCGCCACGCGGCTGCCCTCGGCAAACCCTTCCGCGCCATAGCCCTGCGGGATACGCGCTCGCGGTGGGGCAGTTGTACCAGCGATGCGCGGCTGATGTTTTCCTGGCGACTGGCGATGGCGCCCTATCCAGTGCTGGATTACGTGGCGGCACATGAGGTCGCGCATCTGGCGCATATGGATCACTCGCCACGGTTCTGGGCGGCAGTCGAGCGGCTGATGCCGGGCTATGCCCCGCAGCGTGCCTGGCTGCGCCAACAGGGCGATACATTGCTGGCCTGGCGATTCGGCGATTGA
- a CDS encoding TIGR02300 family protein — protein sequence MPKEEWGTKRLCPHCATRFYDLQTDPMTCPACGASFSVESLTDGRSRQLSTEKPSKAKDKPDAATDDDDDLDDDDSGDLDDDLLDDDDDDDDVSLDEIADVSDEKDD from the coding sequence ATGCCCAAGGAAGAATGGGGCACGAAACGCCTGTGTCCGCATTGTGCGACCCGCTTTTACGACCTGCAGACCGATCCGATGACCTGTCCCGCCTGCGGTGCAAGCTTCTCGGTCGAGAGCCTGACTGATGGTCGTTCACGCCAACTGTCGACGGAAAAACCGTCCAAAGCCAAGGACAAGCCGGACGCCGCCACCGACGACGATGACGATCTGGATGATGACGACAGCGGCGATCTGGACGATGACCTGCTGGACGATGATGATGATGACGACGACGTTTCGCTGGACGAGATCGCCGACGTCTCGGACGAAAAAGACGACTGA
- a CDS encoding HK97 family phage prohead protease, whose translation MLWGASIGALELRSEGGGTRLSATFPYGAETELAPGRREVIAARAFADRIEAGEDVHLLVAHSYDRPLASRAAGNLTLTDTDDALRIEARIDAGTSWARDFLAAHASGLIRGLSPGFRVQSDGERIERRGADVLRTITRAALFEISAVTRPAYPSAQIEARAWETHQDRQPYRGAIHPLNRWRL comes from the coding sequence ATGCTGTGGGGGGCGTCCATCGGCGCGCTTGAACTGCGCAGCGAGGGCGGGGGAACCCGCCTGTCTGCGACGTTCCCCTATGGCGCGGAAACCGAACTGGCACCGGGGCGACGTGAAGTCATCGCCGCGCGTGCCTTCGCGGATCGGATCGAGGCGGGCGAAGATGTTCACTTGCTGGTCGCGCATTCCTATGATCGCCCGCTTGCCTCACGGGCGGCGGGCAACCTGACCCTGACCGATACCGATGACGCGCTGCGCATCGAGGCGCGGATTGACGCGGGCACAAGCTGGGCGCGGGACTTTCTGGCGGCTCATGCGTCCGGGCTGATCCGTGGCCTGTCGCCGGGCTTTCGCGTCCAGTCTGACGGCGAGCGGATCGAGCGGCGCGGCGCGGACGTGTTGCGCACGATCACGCGGGCGGCTTTGTTCGAGATCAGCGCCGTGACCCGGCCCGCCTATCCCTCTGCACAAATCGAGGCGCGGGCATGGGAAACGCATCAGGATCGCCAGCCCTATCGCGGTGCTATTCATCCCCTCAATCGGTGGAGGCTCTGA
- a CDS encoding phage major capsid protein, with translation MLDSVKIARRQSEIRQALAELVGKDKPTDDETRNMESMDAEYRANETRYRAALIAEDTERREGGADLETRSSQEWAEMMGRFELRQVVLALDEGRTLSGQTAEIVQEMRNAGGYRGIPVPLEALEQRNTVSADVPNPVQTRPIIDRLFPASVAAKLGVQTINIAQGSVEWPVATAGAIAGWAATEGADVPGPNPFQTAERALAPDHTLGAHMRITRKALKQAGEGLEQAVRRDMSAAIGAELDRAVLMGSGAGGEPLGIVPGAATYGITSTAVGAAASWAAFRAEAVAFMEANAISAASGVNMAFEPAIWAELDDTLIAGTAVSEWDRLVKHIPAGNIALANQLDAGTAILTTSAGGVPPAFLGLWGGVDMIRDPYTDAQNGGLRLTGLLTADVTVARGLQTRILTGIGAP, from the coding sequence ATGCTGGACTCTGTGAAAATCGCCCGTCGCCAGTCGGAAATCCGGCAGGCACTGGCCGAACTGGTGGGCAAGGACAAGCCGACCGATGACGAAACCCGCAACATGGAAAGCATGGATGCGGAGTATCGTGCCAATGAAACCCGGTATCGTGCCGCCCTGATCGCGGAAGATACCGAGCGCCGCGAAGGCGGGGCCGATCTGGAAACCCGTTCCTCGCAGGAATGGGCCGAGATGATGGGCCGGTTCGAGCTGCGGCAGGTGGTGCTGGCACTGGACGAGGGGCGCACCCTGTCGGGGCAGACTGCCGAGATCGTGCAGGAAATGCGCAACGCGGGCGGCTATCGCGGTATCCCGGTTCCGCTGGAAGCCCTGGAACAGCGCAACACCGTATCGGCTGACGTGCCGAACCCGGTGCAGACGCGCCCGATCATCGACCGGCTGTTCCCGGCATCGGTCGCGGCCAAGCTGGGCGTCCAGACCATCAACATCGCGCAAGGATCGGTCGAATGGCCGGTTGCCACGGCAGGCGCTATTGCCGGTTGGGCGGCGACCGAGGGGGCAGACGTTCCCGGCCCGAACCCGTTCCAGACTGCCGAGCGGGCACTGGCCCCGGATCACACCCTTGGCGCACATATGCGGATCACCCGCAAGGCGTTAAAACAAGCTGGTGAAGGACTGGAACAGGCCGTGCGGCGCGACATGTCGGCGGCCATCGGTGCCGAACTGGACCGCGCGGTGCTGATGGGCAGCGGCGCGGGCGGCGAGCCTCTGGGCATCGTCCCCGGTGCAGCGACCTATGGCATCACCAGCACGGCGGTGGGCGCCGCGGCAAGCTGGGCGGCCTTCAGGGCCGAGGCGGTAGCCTTCATGGAAGCCAATGCGATCAGCGCCGCATCGGGCGTCAACATGGCCTTTGAACCGGCCATCTGGGCGGAACTGGACGACACGCTGATTGCGGGCACGGCGGTTTCCGAATGGGACCGGCTTGTGAAGCATATTCCGGCGGGCAACATCGCCCTGGCGAACCAGTTGGACGCAGGCACGGCAATCCTGACCACATCGGCAGGCGGCGTTCCCCCGGCTTTCCTGGGCCTCTGGGGAGGGGTGGATATGATCCGCGATCCCTACACCGATGCGCAGAACGGTGGCCTGCGCCTGACCGGCCTTCTGACGGCGGATGTGACCGTGGCGCGCGGCCTGCAAACCCGCATCCTGACCGGCATCGGTGCACCGTAA
- a CDS encoding HNH endonuclease, producing the protein MGLMREYQRHSKRVTSTRRWQVLRQAVLERDGWACVDCGTARGRLEIDHVKPVRSNPELAFDPTNCATRCSRCHTKKTRIECGHPAPIITPEREAWGKAVAELATQPNPAM; encoded by the coding sequence ATGGGCCTGATGCGCGAATATCAGCGGCATTCCAAGCGTGTCACGTCAACCCGGCGCTGGCAGGTGCTGCGCCAAGCGGTGCTGGAACGCGACGGCTGGGCCTGTGTCGATTGCGGCACGGCGCGCGGTCGGCTGGAAATCGACCATGTGAAGCCGGTGCGCAGCAACCCGGAACTTGCCTTTGACCCGACCAACTGCGCCACGCGGTGCAGCCGGTGCCACACCAAAAAAACCCGGATCGAATGCGGGCATCCCGCGCCGATCATCACCCCCGAGCGTGAAGCCTGGGGAAAAGCCGTTGCCGAACTGGCGACACAACCCAACCCGGCAATGTGA
- a CDS encoding terminase large subunit domain-containing protein: MAGQPLKLAEFQRRFVRGALGNAVMVACLSIGRGNAKTALSAGLALGALKGVWDDQPKREILFAARNRDQAKTAFQFLVGFIEGLPEDEKEQFLIRRGSKLEVEYSGNGGGLARCIAADGKSILGGAPTLALMDERAAWEREKGDNLENAILSGLGKRDGRALIISTSAPDDANTFSRWLDEPPPGTYVQEHRPAFGLPADDLESLLAANPGATEGIGSTPEWLLAQAKRAIARGGSALSSFRNLNRNERVSTEDRSVLVTVDEWLSAEVNPDQLPPRDGPCILGVDLGGSRSMSAAAFYWPDTGRLEALGTFPGNPSLADRGAADGVAGRYVEMQERGEMTVMGDATVPPGPWLAEIVRQLDGIQPACIVGDRFRHAEFIEAMEKAGLARVPFLWRGFGWKDGSEDIERFRRALFDGEVKVAPSLLLRSAFSDAIVLLDPANNAKLAKARSLGRIDAAAAALLAVAQGQRMKAAPTRKARVAWA; this comes from the coding sequence ATGGCCGGGCAGCCGCTCAAGCTGGCCGAGTTTCAGCGACGGTTCGTGCGCGGCGCTCTGGGCAATGCCGTGATGGTGGCCTGCCTGTCGATCGGTCGAGGCAATGCCAAGACGGCCCTGTCTGCCGGGCTGGCTCTGGGCGCGCTCAAGGGCGTGTGGGACGATCAGCCGAAACGGGAAATCCTGTTTGCCGCCCGCAACCGCGATCAGGCCAAGACGGCGTTTCAGTTTCTAGTCGGCTTCATCGAGGGCCTGCCAGAGGATGAAAAGGAACAATTCCTGATCCGGCGCGGCTCCAAGCTAGAGGTCGAATACAGCGGCAATGGCGGCGGGCTGGCCCGCTGTATTGCGGCTGACGGCAAGTCGATCCTGGGCGGCGCACCAACGCTGGCCCTGATGGACGAACGCGCAGCGTGGGAACGCGAGAAGGGCGACAATTTGGAAAACGCTATCCTGTCGGGGCTTGGGAAGCGCGACGGGCGGGCGCTGATCATCAGCACAAGCGCACCCGATGACGCCAACACCTTTTCCCGATGGCTGGATGAACCCCCGCCCGGCACCTATGTGCAGGAACATCGCCCGGCTTTCGGGCTGCCTGCCGACGATCTGGAAAGCCTGCTGGCAGCGAATCCCGGCGCGACCGAAGGCATTGGCTCCACACCGGAATGGCTGCTGGCACAGGCAAAGCGGGCGATTGCGCGCGGCGGATCGGCGCTGTCAAGTTTCCGCAACCTGAACCGGAACGAGCGTGTCAGCACCGAGGATCGTTCGGTTCTGGTGACGGTTGACGAATGGCTGTCGGCGGAAGTGAACCCCGATCAGCTTCCCCCGCGTGATGGCCCGTGCATCCTTGGCGTTGACCTGGGCGGCAGTCGCAGCATGTCGGCGGCGGCGTTCTACTGGCCCGATACTGGCAGGCTTGAGGCTCTGGGCACCTTTCCCGGCAACCCCTCGCTTGCCGACCGTGGCGCGGCTGACGGCGTGGCGGGGCGCTATGTCGAGATGCAGGAACGCGGCGAAATGACCGTCATGGGCGATGCGACCGTGCCGCCCGGCCCATGGCTGGCCGAGATCGTGCGACAACTTGACGGCATCCAGCCCGCTTGCATCGTGGGCGACCGCTTCCGCCATGCCGAGTTTATCGAGGCGATGGAAAAGGCCGGTCTGGCCCGTGTCCCGTTCTTGTGGCGCGGGTTTGGTTGGAAAGACGGCAGCGAAGATATTGAACGGTTCCGCCGGGCGCTGTTTGACGGCGAGGTGAAGGTGGCCCCGTCCCTGCTGCTGCGCTCTGCCTTCTCTGATGCCATCGTCCTGCTAGACCCGGCGAACAACGCCAAGTTGGCAAAAGCCCGGTCCCTTGGCCGGATCGACGCGGCGGCTGCGGCTCTGCTGGCAGTGGCGCAAGGCCAACGGATGAAAGCGGCACCGACGCGGAAAGCGAGGGTGGCATGGGCCTGA
- a CDS encoding head-tail connector protein encodes MNTERTQISTAAPFELGDVKAHCRVMFDDDDWQIAQMADAAAREIEAHCGLALLAQRITVTLGSWCCRIPLPIGPIWTEGLTDHPLTVELIDEAGNVTPHPAGWWIEGDRYPVISLTSMGQGQHLRISYPAGYGTDHASIPADLQLAINDQAAAFYDQRGDTEGPQGLTNAAARIAARHRRVAV; translated from the coding sequence ATGAACACCGAACGCACCCAGATCAGCACGGCAGCACCTTTCGAGCTTGGCGACGTGAAAGCGCATTGCCGCGTGATGTTCGATGATGACGATTGGCAGATTGCGCAGATGGCCGATGCAGCGGCGCGCGAGATCGAGGCACATTGCGGGCTGGCCCTGCTGGCACAGCGGATCACCGTCACGCTTGGATCGTGGTGCTGCCGCATTCCTCTGCCCATTGGCCCGATCTGGACCGAGGGGCTGACCGACCATCCGTTGACTGTAGAACTGATAGACGAGGCGGGCAACGTGACACCGCACCCGGCGGGCTGGTGGATCGAGGGCGACCGTTATCCCGTCATCAGCCTGACCAGCATGGGACAGGGCCAGCACCTGCGCATCAGCTATCCGGCGGGCTATGGCACGGATCACGCCAGCATCCCGGCTGACCTGCAACTTGCGATCAACGATCAGGCGGCGGCGTTCTATGACCAGCGCGGCGACACGGAAGGACCGCAGGGGCTGACCAATGCAGCGGCGCGGATCGCCGCGCGGCATCGGCGGGTTGCGGTATGA
- a CDS encoding AAA family ATPase, with protein MNEFANLDRVAAQYDNPYTENPDPRLSRFFPASDLAGKPVPSREWLVRDLVPSGTVTLLGGDGGTGKSLLALQLACAVASGGKWMGRAVSSGGALFISAEDDTAELHRRLNDVVQADGLRFDDLDRLTMRSLAGEDALLAMQDGKTGALHPSALFAEIDKRTDEERPALVVLDTLADLFPGNENDRAQARQFVGILRGLAIRHDCAVLLLAHPSLSGLNSGSGTSGSTAWNNSVRSRLYLERVMQDGYEANPDARILSTKKANYSTTGGEICMTWRAGVFVADESETGLDRMAASARSERVFLKLLGLLTAQGRRVNTGGGQTYAPTVFSNHPEAEGVNKRAFRSAMETLLAAGKIRLAEDGPPSKRRQFLEAVE; from the coding sequence ATGAACGAATTTGCCAATCTCGACCGCGTGGCGGCACAATATGACAATCCTTACACCGAAAATCCCGATCCGCGCTTGTCGCGGTTCTTCCCCGCGTCCGATCTGGCGGGAAAGCCGGTCCCTTCGCGGGAATGGCTGGTGCGCGATCTGGTGCCGTCCGGGACCGTGACCTTGCTGGGCGGCGATGGCGGCACCGGCAAAAGCCTGTTGGCGCTGCAACTGGCCTGTGCCGTTGCGTCCGGCGGCAAATGGATGGGGCGGGCCGTATCGTCGGGCGGGGCGCTGTTCATCAGTGCCGAGGATGACACGGCGGAATTGCACCGCCGCCTGAATGACGTAGTGCAGGCGGATGGCCTGCGGTTCGATGATCTGGACCGCCTGACTATGCGCAGCCTTGCGGGTGAGGATGCGTTGCTTGCCATGCAAGACGGCAAGACCGGCGCGCTTCACCCGTCTGCGTTGTTTGCCGAGATCGACAAGCGGACCGACGAAGAACGCCCGGCGCTTGTGGTGCTGGACACGCTGGCGGACCTGTTCCCCGGCAACGAGAATGACAGGGCGCAGGCGCGGCAGTTTGTCGGCATCCTGCGCGGGCTGGCAATCCGCCACGATTGCGCCGTGTTGCTGCTGGCGCATCCGTCGCTCTCCGGGCTAAACAGCGGTTCAGGGACGAGCGGTTCAACGGCGTGGAATAATTCGGTGCGCAGCCGCCTGTATCTGGAACGTGTCATGCAGGACGGATACGAGGCGAATCCCGATGCCCGGATACTTTCGACCAAAAAGGCGAACTATTCCACGACCGGCGGCGAAATCTGCATGACTTGGCGCGCGGGCGTTTTCGTCGCGGATGAGTCTGAAACGGGGCTGGATCGCATGGCGGCAAGCGCAAGGTCCGAGCGGGTGTTCCTCAAGCTGCTGGGCCTTCTGACAGCGCAAGGGCGGCGGGTGAACACTGGTGGCGGGCAGACCTATGCACCAACCGTGTTTTCAAATCACCCCGAGGCCGAGGGCGTGAATAAGCGGGCCTTTCGTTCTGCCATGGAAACCTTGCTGGCGGCGGGCAAGATCAGGCTTGCCGAGGATGGCCCGCCATCGAAACGGCGGCAATTTCTGGAAGCGGTTGAATGA
- a CDS encoding helix-turn-helix transcriptional regulator, translated as MARKLISATRLRNEIFDGASDMWLWRKLNDPELNFPRPIYIANRRYFDEAEVFDWIEAQAVASQGAL; from the coding sequence GTGGCACGCAAGCTTATCTCGGCGACTCGACTCCGCAACGAAATCTTTGATGGCGCATCGGACATGTGGCTTTGGCGTAAGCTGAATGACCCTGAACTGAATTTCCCGCGCCCCATCTATATCGCCAATCGGCGCTATTTTGACGAGGCCGAGGTTTTCGATTGGATTGAGGCGCAGGCCGTGGCATCACAGGGGGCGCTGTGA
- a CDS encoding tyrosine-type recombinase/integrase has product MAKALTTRAVDALKADPDKRIEVPDPALSGLYLVIQKSGAKSWALRYRFGGKPAKLTLGRWPIMGVAEARGAATDALEEIHHGRNPAEAKKAAKAEASADGDRDKLSNVIDLFMKRHASRNRRGDDVLAMFRREVMDKWGDRDIHSIAKRDVIEVLDGIVDRGSPVTANRLRAHLNTLFNWAKGRDIIEANPLDGIKPPAPEKPRNRVLTDDEIKLFWNACDGLGYPFGPIYRLLLLTGQRLREVAEMSWREIDGDTWTLPDARSKNADEHVVPFSPEALAVLDSLPRIGGRYVFTTTGNSPVSGFTRAKERVDKLMAEASDDPIPAFTIHDLRRTAATGMAGLRFPPHVVEAVLNHRSGTRRGVAGVYNRFDYADEKRAALDAWARYVTQLVEGEPGNIVRIGGR; this is encoded by the coding sequence ATGGCAAAGGCACTCACGACGCGGGCAGTTGATGCCCTGAAGGCCGATCCTGACAAGCGGATAGAGGTTCCAGACCCGGCGTTGTCCGGGCTTTATCTGGTGATCCAAAAGAGCGGTGCGAAATCCTGGGCGCTGCGTTATCGGTTCGGTGGCAAGCCTGCAAAGCTGACCCTTGGCCGCTGGCCGATCATGGGCGTTGCCGAGGCGCGAGGCGCTGCGACTGACGCGCTGGAAGAAATCCACCACGGGCGCAACCCGGCAGAGGCGAAGAAAGCCGCGAAGGCCGAGGCGAGCGCAGACGGTGACCGCGACAAGCTGTCGAATGTGATCGACCTGTTCATGAAACGCCACGCCAGCCGCAACCGGCGCGGGGATGATGTGCTTGCCATGTTCCGGCGCGAGGTCATGGATAAATGGGGCGACCGGGATATTCACAGTATCGCCAAGCGTGACGTGATCGAGGTTCTGGACGGCATTGTTGATCGGGGCAGCCCCGTGACTGCAAACCGCCTGCGGGCGCATTTGAATACGCTTTTCAACTGGGCGAAGGGCAGGGACATTATCGAGGCGAACCCACTGGACGGCATCAAGCCGCCGGCACCGGAAAAGCCCCGCAACCGCGTCCTGACTGACGACGAGATCAAACTGTTCTGGAATGCCTGCGACGGCTTGGGCTATCCGTTCGGACCGATCTACCGGCTGTTGCTGCTGACCGGCCAGCGGCTGCGCGAGGTGGCCGAAATGTCGTGGCGCGAGATCGACGGCGATACTTGGACGCTGCCCGACGCCAGAAGCAAGAATGCCGATGAACATGTCGTCCCTTTTTCGCCAGAGGCGCTGGCGGTGCTTGACAGCCTGCCGCGCATTGGTGGGCGCTATGTGTTCACCACCACCGGCAACAGCCCCGTGTCAGGCTTCACCCGCGCCAAGGAGCGCGTTGATAAATTGATGGCCGAGGCGTCCGACGATCCGATCCCGGCTTTCACGATCCACGACCTGCGCCGCACGGCTGCAACTGGCATGGCAGGGCTACGGTTTCCGCCGCATGTGGTCGAGGCCGTATTGAACCATCGCAGCGGCACCCGGCGGGGCGTGGCGGGCGTCTATAATCGCTTTGACTATGCCGACGAAAAGCGGGCCGCTCTGGACGCATGGGCGCGCTATGTCACGCAGCTTGTCGAGGGCGAGCCGGGCAACATCGTTCGGATAGGGGGGCGGTGA